One genomic segment of Sander lucioperca isolate FBNREF2018 chromosome 10, SLUC_FBN_1.2, whole genome shotgun sequence includes these proteins:
- the mrpl32 gene encoding 39S ribosomal protein L32, mitochondrial — translation MMNLAALVHSLRCSLLHIESRLLQAAGLDRQLAPALAVSGPSLLPQLAGEEEREEQQSPEQPPGVLDGILWMAAPKKRRTIEINRTRRRADSKLLKVQPNIEPCPECGHLKQKHIMCGFCYAKVCRETAVIRQQIKAMEGGPLKAPTVETVVLYEGETPSQQDKDKRIVERPRKRPAWFSY, via the exons ATGATGAATTTAGCCGCTTTAGTGCACAGCCTCAGATGCTCTTTGCTACACATTGAAAGCAGACTTCTGCAGGCGGCCGGACTAGACAGACAACTGG CTCCAGCGCTGGCAGTGAGTGGCCCCAGCCTCCTGCCTCAGCTCGCCGGGGAGGAGGAACGTGAGGAGCAGCAGAGCCCGGAGCAGCCTCCCGGCGTCCTAGACGGCATCCTATGGATGGCAGCACCGAAGAAGAGACGCACTATAGAGATCAACCGCACCAGGAGGAGAGCTGACAGCAAACTCCTAAAAGTCCAG cccaaCATTGAGCCTTGTCCAGAGTGTGGCCACTTGAAGCAGAAACATATCATGTGTGGCTTCTGTTACGCAAAGGTTTGCAGGGAGACGGCTGTGATTCGTCAACAGATAAAAGCTATGGAAGGGGGCCCCCTGAAGGCCCCGACTGTGGAGACTGTCGTCCTGTACGAGGGTGAAACACCAAGTCAGCAGGACAAAGACAAGAGGATTGTGGAGAGACCAAGGAAGAGGCCTGCCTGGTTCAGCTACTGA
- the LOC116035314 gene encoding coiled-coil domain-containing protein 127, whose protein sequence is MNNLNDPPRWNIQPDPRGRGAGAGAGDGNQWNYALLVPMLGLAAFRWIWTRESQREIQQVRAQYDKDVSTIKSEMEATYRETLTERRRAVATLELELEKERQRVKGYKQALVSQSHQLMEERKQLHQEREVLEEEKQRLVKSGAAGAVLHHALERENNWYQQATATLKELEGQLVERQNAYCSLVQPRDQRLEMEKNMLLKVVKNPIGAELDLESDLKDIFKRDKHCADLLNMDKRKNGSLMWVYLKYWQLQVTVQKHKRAEEAILGEKIQSHTK, encoded by the exons ATGAACAACTTGAATGACCCCCCCAGATGGAACATCCAACCAGACCCCAGAGGAAGGGGGGCGGGGGCGGGGGCCGGTGATGGCAACCAATGGAACTACGCCCTGCTGGTCCCTATGCTGGGACTGGCTGCATTTC GTTGGATCTGGACCAGGGAGTCTCAGAGGGAGATCCAGCAGGTCAGAGCCCAGTATGACAAAGACGTGTCCACAATAAAAAGCGAGATGGAGGCAACGTACCGGGAGACACTGACAGAGAGGCGCAGGGCAGTAGCTACACTAGAGCTGGAGCTGGAGAAGGAGCGACAGAGGGTCAAAGGTTACAAGCAGGCCCTGGTCTCACAGAGCCATCAGCTGATGGAAGAACGGAAACAGTTACATCAG GAGCGTGAGGTCTTGGAGGAAGAGAAGCAAAGGCTGGTAAAGTCCGGCGCTGCAGGGGCGGTGCTGCATCACGCCCTGGAACGAGAGAACAACTGGTACCAGCAAGCCACCGCCACTCTGAAGGAGCTTGAGGGTCAGCTTGTGGAGCGCCAGAATGCCTACTGTTCCCTCGTCCAACCGCGAGATCAGCGACTGGAGATGGAGAAGAACATGCTGCTAAAGGTCGTCAAAAACCCCATCGGGGCGGAACTGGATCTAGAATCCGATCTGAAAGATATTTTTAAGAGAGATAAGCACTGTGCGGACCTGCTAAACATGGACAAGAGGAAGAATGGAAGCCTCATGTGGGTGTACCTCAAGTACTGGCAGCTGCAGGTCACCGTCCAGAAACACAAGAGAGCTGAAGAAGCCATATTAGGAGAGAAAATCCAGTCTCACACAAAGTGA
- the psma2 gene encoding proteasome subunit alpha type-2: MAERGYSFSLTTFSPSGKLVQIEYALAAVAAGAPSVGIKASNGVVLATEKKQKSILYDEQSVHKVEPITKHIGMVYSGMGPDYRVLVRRARKLAQQYFLVYQEPIPTGQLVQRVASVMQEYTQSGGVRPFGVSLLIAGWDEDHPYLFQSDPSGAYFAWKATAMGKNYVNGKTFLEKRYNNDLELEDAIHTAILTLKESFEGQMTEENIEVGICNEAGFKRLTPAEVKDYLAAIA; the protein is encoded by the exons ATGGCGGAACGTGGCTACAGTTTTTCCCTTACCACATTTAG CCCTTCGGGTAAACTGGTCCAGATTGAATATGCCCTGGCAGCCGTAGCAGCCGGAGCACCCTCAGTTGGCatcaaag CTTCCAATGGAGTTGTCCTGGCaacagagaagaaacaaaagtCCATTCTGTATGATGAGCAGAGTGTCCATAAAGTGGAGCCCATCACTAAACACATAGGCATGGTCTACAGCGGCATGGGGCCTGACTACAG GGTTTTAGTGCGACGAGCCCGGAAGTTGGCACAACAGTACTTCCTGGTTTACCAAGAGCCAATCCCAACAGGCCAGCTTGTCCAAAGAGTGGCCTCTGTAATGCAGGAGTACACACAGTCTGG TGGAGTGCGTCCATTTGGCGTTTCGTTGCTGATAGCTGGATGGGATGAAGACCACCCCTACCTGTTCCAGTCAGACCCTTCT GGTGCATATTTTGCATGGAAAGCCACAGCCATGGGAAAGAACTACGTTAATGGAAAAACATTCCTTGAAAAAAG GTATAACAATGATCTGGAGTTGGAAGATGCCATCCATACAGCCATCTTGACATTGAAG GAGAGCTTTGAGGGTCAGATGACAGAGGAGAACATTGAGGTGGGGATCTGCAACGAGGCCGGCTTCAAAAGACTCACCCCAGCGGAGGTTAAAGACTACCTGGCAGCCATTGCGTGA
- the zmp:0000000930 gene encoding telethonin: MHCVSRGGCYLLNSYCDLQEENQWKKESYQACWLSLVLETRPQYKLTLSETDNIRRESYKQQQVIHFMVERSLSQKLRLGSDSRGMTEHQLPLFNTSRDLHHAKTTFGCTEQKPVILGKGNKGVDTQEVTAITQDLSKPVRVNFRASSLMSSPREISLRVQRRE; the protein is encoded by the exons ATGCACTGTGTGAGCAGGGGAGGCTGCTACCTGCTGAACTCCTACTGTGATCTTCAGGAGGAAAACCAGTGGAAGAAGGAGAGCTACCAAGCATGCTGGCTGAGCTTGGTCCTTGAAACAAGACCACAATACAA GCTGACACTGTCAGAGACAGACAACATTCGTAGAGAGAGTTACAAGCAGCAGCAGGTGATCCACTTCATGGTCGAGAGGAGTCTCAGCCAGAAGCTGAGGCTGGGCAGCGACAGCAGAGGCATGACGGAGCACCAGCTGCCCCTCTTCAACACCAGCAGGGACCTACATCATGCCAAAACCACCTTTGGGTGCACAGAACAAAAGCCAGTTATACTAGGGAAGGGGAATAAAGGAGTGGATACACAGGAAGTGACTGCAATTACTCAGGATCTCAGCAAGCCAGTCCGAGTGAACTTCAGAGCCTCGAGCCTGATGTCCTCACCAAGAGAAATCTCTCTTAGGGTGCAGAGGAGGGAGTGA